The nucleotide window gtggggagggagataCCCCACACGGCCACCAGGGCTGCTTGGGTGCTGGTATCTGGGACAGCAAGTTGGCTGCTAAGCTGGGCTGGGGAGGGACCTACCTCTGTCCCCAACCCCCCTGGGAGAGTCTGGCCGGTGGAGCTGAGGCctgcctggggaggagggagaggactgGGTGGCAGGCACAGCAGGAGGAAGCCCTGGGAGGCCCCCCCGCTGAGGCTGCCCACTGTCGGGATCCAGGTACATCAGCCTGCTGCCCGTCATCCCAGTCACGCTCCGCCTGAACCCGAGGGAGGCTCTGGAGGGCCGGCACCCTCAGGACGGCCGCAGTGCCTGGCCCCCACCGGGGCCCGTACCTGCTGGGCACTGGGAAGCGGGACCCAAgggcccaggtggagtgcaggcCCATGGAGACGTCACTCTGTACAAGTAAGgctgctgggtggggtggggtgggatagAGTGCGGGGAGGGGGACGGGTGGGCAAAAGTAGGGGAgagagcagaggggaggggacaggCTGTGAGGTGTGTCTCACAGCAGTCCGCCCTCCCGTGCAGGGTGGCGGCGCTGGGCCTGGCCGCCGGCATCGTGCTGGTGCTGCTGCTTCTCTGCCTCTACCGCGTGCTGTGCCCGCGCAACTACGGGCAGCCGGGTGGTGGGCCCGGGCGGCGGAGGCGCGGGGAGCTGCCCTGCGACGACTACGGCTATGCGCCACCCGAGACGGAGATCGTGCCGCTGGTGCTGCGCGGCCACCTCATGGTGAGCAGGGGCACAGTGGCCGGGCAGGGGAGGGCCGGGGCCTGGCCCATACCAACACCGGGCTTTTACCAACACCGGACTTCCGCAGGACATCGAGTGCCTGGCCAGCGACGGCATGCTGCTGGTGAGCTGTTGCCTGGCAGGCCACGTCTGCGTGTGGGACGCGCAGACCGGGGATTGCCTAACGCGCATTCCGCGCCCAGGGTAGGTGCGGCTGCACTTTCCTCCTTTGTGCCCCCCCaacccccctcaccccaccccccgcCGCCACGTAtctcccctcctttcttcctccgaGGTATCTCCCAACCCCACCAGgccccctctccccccacccccgcacCCCCTCCCGCCACCCTGTacccccctctccccccacccgtTTTCCCTTGCCCCTTCTCACTTCCCCGTCCCCTCTCACTTCTCCCCCGCCCCCTCTCACCCCCCTCCTCCGCGCCCCCTCTCACCCTCCTCCTCCGCGCCCCCTCTCACTCCGCCCTCCTGGCCCCCAGCAGGCAGCGCCGGGACAGTGGCGTGGGCAGCGGGCTTGAGGCTCAGGAGAGCTGGGAACGACTTTCAGATGGTGGGAAGGCTGGCCCAGAGGAGCCTGGGGACAGCCCTCCCCTGAGACACCGCCCCCGGGGCCCTCCGCCGCCTTCCCTCTTCGGGGACCAGCCTGACCTCACCTGCTTAATTGACACCAACTTTTCGGCGCAGCCTCGGTCCTCACAGCCCACTCAGCCCGAGCCCCGGCACCGGGCGGTCTGTGGCCGCGCTCGGGACTCCCCAGGCTATGACTTCAGCCGCCTGGTGCAGCGGGTGTACCAGGAGGAGGGGCTGGCGGCCGTCTGCACACCAGCCCTGCGCCCACCCTCGCCTGGGCCGGTGCTGCCCCAGGCTCTTGAGGATGAGGGTGGCTCCCCTGAGAAAGGCTCCCCTTCCCTCGCCTGGGCCCCCAGTGCGGAGGGTTCCATCTGGAGCTTGGAGCTGCAGGGCAACCTCATCGTGGTGGGGCGGAGCAGCGGCCGGCTGGAGGTGGGCAGAGGGGCTAAAGGTGGGCAGAGCGGCTGTCCGCCCCGGGGAATGTGGGCCTGTCTGGCTGGCAGGTGCTCACAGCCTCTGGACTCGTAGGTGTGGGACGCCATTGAAGGGGTGCTGTGCTGCAGCAGCGAGGAGGTCTCCTCAGGCATTACCGCTCTGGTCTTCTTGGACAAAAGGTGAGCgtggcctgcctcagccccagatGTCCCCAGCCTTTGTTGGCTAGGCCATACTCTCTTGAGTCTTGAGTCCTGGTTCCCTTCCACTGCTGTACTGTATGATTCGATTGACCTTCTTGGTGCCCACCTCCACACCTGGGAGCAGAGGGCAGTCCACTTGGATGGGAAGATAACAAAAGCATTAGGGGTGTGATGTGCTTGGAATAGGGCATGGCACATGGTGACCTCCCAGGGCCTTAAGCAGTGACAGTAGGGAGTGATAAACTCCTGTCCTTTCTCGCCCTTCTCAATGAAGCCAGTTTCTCTGATTAGCTTGTCAATATTGAGGCTTTGGGGTATCTTGGTTGCATTTTTAGTTACAGAGTGCGCTTGCAGAACCCTGTCTTCTCCTTGGCCGCTGGCAGCTGTTCTCTGCTCTCCCTGCCTCTGTCGTGCTTGGCCTCCTCAGCAAGCCTGTTGGCTGTGGGTGTCCCCAGGACTCTGTCTGCATGCACACTCCTTGGGGAGTCTCAGCCACCTGGGTTCTGGCCTCACCTCCGAGCTGGTGAACCTGGGTCTCCACCCAATGGCCAGGTGCCTTCTGCCGGACGCCTTCGCCTGCCTGTCCCACACTGGCTCCTCCTCCAAGGCTCCTTGACTGTTGGTGGCAGCACCATCTGACCTAGAGCTGGagtctttctttttccttggggAGGGGGCGTCCCTTGCCCTTAGTGCTGTTGATTTCTGCCAGTGGGCTGCTGCCGTCATTCCTGTCACCACAGGTTCTGCATGGGCCTCGACTGACATCTtcccctccagcctggccaatttcaCCAGGTCCCTCCATGCTTCTTGGAAATTCTCCTTTGCTGCTTGTTTTAGCTTTAAGGAAAGCCCCGATGTCTCAACCTGACCATCAGGGTTCCTGGTGACTGTGGTCTCTCCTTGTCCACCCACTTCCAATCATAAAACTGTGACTTCCCCAGCTCTGGTGTAGGCCCTTCAAATTCATGGGCAGAGGTTGTAGACATGCATTGCCTTTCCCTGCAGTAAGATTTTGAACCCCACCTGCTTTGAGGCTTTGGGGTTACTGGGCAAATATACCCATCCCTGCCTGTCAGACTGTACCTAGGAATTTTGGAGAGCAAAGAAAATCCTTGTTTGTGGAAAAAGGAATTGGTGTGGGCTGTGCTTGGGTTGAAGCTGCTTTTATGTGGCGAATGCAGGCTTCCGCAACACCCAACATAGCCCACCCTACATCCTGTTTCCCCTCAGCAGCCTTCCCTTCAGCTCCAGGCTACATGGAGCCCTCtgcttgtttttaatttacaaactTACGTGATATTCACCAGGTACCACCTTATACGTTAGCTCACTTGATTCTCATGACCACCCTGTGAGGTGGGTactcttatccccattttacggATGAAGAAACAGGCACAAGGAGGTTAATATTTGGAGTTGCCCTCTGGCTCCAGCATCTGTTCTGGCACCATGTGCTTTCCTCTTGGCCATGTCCCTCCTGTGCCTTCTTGAACTGGCCCTTAACTCTCTTGTGTCCACACGCtcagccccagggctggggctgtaAGGGAGAGTCCCCTGGCAGCTGTTCTTCTCTTCCAGGATTGTGGCTGCACGGCTCAACGGTTCCCTTGATTTCTTCTCCTTGGAGACCCACACTGCCCTCAGCCCCCTGCAGTTTAGAGGTTGGAGGGCCTGGGGTGGGCAGGTGTTCACACTTGGTGGGATGGGCAGGGGCCGTCTGCCCATTGCTTTCTCAGAGATCCTTCACTTGGCCTTTTGTCCTCAGGGACCCCAGGGCggggcagttcccctgcctcTCCAGTGTACAGCAGCAGCGACACAGTGGCCTGTCGCCTGACCCACACAGTGCCCTGtgcacaccaaaaacccatcacAGCCCTGAAAGCCGCTGCTGGGCGCTTGGTGACTGGGAGCCAAGACCACACACTGAGAGTGAGTATTGTCTCATCTCTTGGGTGCTGGAGTGGCCCAGCATGGGGTGGGAGCCTGATACATTCATCAGGGAGAGGCTGGAGGAGTCCTGGTGAAGAACAGAGGGTGTTTCCCAGCCAAAGTATAACTTGGAAAATCCCAGAGACCAGAACCTGAGGCCCATCCCTGTCCCAGGTGTTCCGTCTGGAGGACTCGTGCTGCCTCTTCACCCTTCAGGGCCACTCGGGGGCCATCACGACCGTGTACATTGACCAGGTAAGGGGCCTGCAGGTGGGGTAGGGGGGTACAGAGCCTGTGACCCATGTTTGCTGACTCCTGGGAACTGGTCCCCAGGGGCCTTCCAGGAAGCAGTCAGGGCCCCACCCACCGGGGCACAGGCACACCATTGTTGACAGAGGTATTATACCACGGTGACCCCACTCCCCTGGCATGTTTCCCCAGACCATGGTGCTGGCCAGTGGAGGACAAGATGGGGCCATCTGCCTGTGGGATGTACTGACTGGCAGCCGGGTAAGCCATGTGTTTGCTCACCGTGGGGATGTCACTTCCCTCACCTGTACCACCTCCTGTGTCATCAGCAGTGGCCTGGATGACCTCATCAGCATCTGGGACCGCAGCACAGGCATCAAGTTCTACTCCATTCAGCAGGTAGAGGAGGTGGGGATCATAGGATTCTTGGGATTTTAGGGAAGGACTCAGGACTGAGCTTGTCATGTCCTTGCCTCCAGGACCTGGGCTGTGGTGCAAGCTTGGGTGTCATCTCAGACAACCTGCTGGTGACCGGCGGCCAGGGCTGTGTCTCCTTTTGGGACCTCAACTACGGGGACCTGTTACAGACAGTCTACCTGGGGAAGAACAGTGAGGCCCAGCCTGCCCGCCAGATCCTGGTGCTGGACAATGCTGCCATTGTCTGCAACTTTGGCAGTGAGCTCAGCCTGGTGTATGTGCCCTCTGTGTTGGAGAAGCTGGACTGAGTGCGGGGCCTCCTTGcccaggcaggaggctggggtgcTGTGTGGGGGCCAGTGCACTGAACCTGGACTTGGGGGAAAGAGCTGAGTATCTTCCAGCCGCTGCCTCCTGACTGTAATaatattaaacttttttaaaaaaccacatcTCTCAGGCACTTTGGGAGCTACTTGTGTCTCTTGGAATTGTTTGTGCACACACTCTGCCTGGACCCTCCTCAGAGCTGCTGAGGAAACATACATACAGTGTGGCACGGGGAGGATGAGCAAGCCAGAACTGCAGGGCCTTTAAAGAACTGTCCTGGTAGTGTGGCAGTTTGGTACCATCTTGTCATCCACAAAAGGTGCTAAGTTCCTGGCAGTGCTACTGGAGCTGAGGCAGCAATGGGCAGACTCAGACACGAGCCACAGAACAGGGTGgtttattatttcaatagcaAAGAGCTGAAAAATGTCAGGTCCCATAAAGGAGCAGAACCTGACCCAGAGCCTGCAGTACATCTCCACCCCACAGGGGTGCGGGCTGGGCCAGGCAGGGCCAAAGGCAGCAGAAAGGGGAGTAAGAGAGTGTGCCCACTGAGAAGCTCTGCTGGATGTGGGCAGGCGGGCATGAGAGAAGATGTAGTGTAAGGACCAGGTGGGCAAAACCTGTTCAGGTCTTGTTGAGTGTCCAGAGTGGATCCAGAAGGCTGAGGGGGTCGTCAGAGGGCCGGGTGGCCCGCAGCCCTTGCCCGTTATGGGCCTGCAGAAAGTTCTGCTTGCTCATCCGCTGTTTGCCCCGCAGGGAGCTGTCCAGGGAGAAGGCCTCTGGGGTCAAGGAGGCCAGCAactccagggaggaggaggggggccCCGAGCTGGGGGCTTCAGGCACTGGCGGCTCCTCCTTAGGCTGGGGAGCCTCAGGTAGCGGGGAGGAAAGGGGGGGCGGGGAGGAAGATGGGATTGGGGTAGACTCTGGGAGGCTGGCTGGCGGGAGGCCTGGGGGCTCTGCAGGGCCTGGCAAGCTGGCAACCGGGGACTCCAACCCCCCAGGAGGCCGGATGCTGAGCTTGGCAATGGTGGCCTGGATGGAGCTGATGGGCACATCCCCACCGAGGACCAGGTCCTGGGAGTCCTGAGGAAGGTGGTTCTGAGAAGACAGTGAGTGAGGAGAGGGAGTCCCAAGGCTGTGGCTCTCCCAGCAGCTTCCAGGGAACCTTCCTTACCTTCTGGCTGATGCTTGCACTGGCCAAGGGTTTGCATGGAGGGAGCACACCATGGCGCTGCAGGACCTGCTCCACGTGTCTCACCACTGCCTCATAGCAGAACCTGAGGTGCAGCTGCACAGGTGCATTTGGCCAGGTCAGCTGGACAGGGGCCCGTCACCCTGGGACAGAAGGCCCATCCCAGCCCCACCTGCCCAGATCCTCACCTTCTCCTGCAGCATGTGCTTCCTCTGCTGCCGCATGCGCCGCACCAGCTGAGGCAGCTCAGGGATTCCGttcccagcctccacctcctgcacAGCTGCATAGAGCAGTGCGAAGGCTCCCGTGCGGCCCACACCAGAGCTGTACCAAGAAGGGGGTATGAGGCCGGGGTATGAGGCTAGGCCAAGAGCCCATAGAGGAGAGACCCTCAGGCCCACCCTCTACCTGCAGTGCACAATGATGGGCGTGTGCAGCGGCCGCTGATGCAGGTAATGTGCGTGCACCTCCTGGATGAAGCGCAGCAAGTTGCTGGGGCTGTCGGGCAGGCCTCTGTGGGACAGGATGGGGCAGGGAAGAGCCTATGAGCCAGGCCTGACCTGAGGCTCTCATCCCTCCCAGCACCAAGGACTGGACAGCACTTAGACCCCCAACCACCATCCAGAGCAGTGGACGCACAACTCAGGCCAAGTGGGGAAGTGCAGGTGCACAAGAGAGCGCTTCAGGCTCTGGTCTCGGAACTGCAGGCTCAGCACGCGCTCCACATGGGTTTCGGTGCTGCGGACGCTGCTCAATGCCAGGCTCAGGGCACCGTGCACCATGGGCTGGCCCCTCTCGGTGGGGAAGTAGCGTGCCACTTTTTGCTGAGGGACAGACAAGTCAAGACAGAGCTGGTTTTCCAGGATCCCCTGCCCTGTTGCCCCACACTGCCCTCGTGGGCACCCACCCCCTCTTCTCACCttctccatctcagcctcagaaACCAGCATGACAATGACCGACACTTTCTGCTCATGGACCATGAGCCAGAAGTCAGCAGCTGTGCCAGGCAGTGGGGCCTGGGTTGCCACTAGCGGGGGGCAGTATGGGGAGAGCCCCTCCACGCAGCTGGCATTGATGTAGTCATCCTTGCCTGAGCGCAGCACCACACGGTTACTGTCATAGGGCATGACATCCTGGTGCCGGTTCTTCAGTGAGTAGCAGCGGGCGATGGCAATGGAACGGCCTCGGGCATCATGTTCCTGCGCATCTTGCAGCTCTCGCCAGACAGTGTCCAGAGCCCCCACATCCCCCAGCTGGCCCCGAAAGGCCTCCAGCTCCTGCTGCAACTGCCGCAGCCTCTCAGGATGTTCATAGGGGTCCCGCTCAATCAGCCGCAGGGCCTGTGGCCGACGGCCCTCAGCTGCGTCCACCTTGGTGGGCTGCAGCAGGGGCTGCCCACCCCCAGGAGGCtgagtgccaccatgctggctctCCGGGCTGGAGGAGAGcaggtctgcagctgcagtgCCTCGGCGCAGGCAAGGGGGTGGTTCTGCTGCTGGGGGACGAGGGGGTACCGGACCAGGCCCTGGAGATGGGGCAGGTGAAGGCACCAGGTGGGGACTAGGGGTGGACTGGCCAGCAGACGAGGGCCCTCGAATGGTAAGAGGGGCTGCCTGGGGGCCCATGGGTCTGGTGGAAGGGGCAGGACCATATCCcagtgggggatggggaggctgagggggccCAGGGCTGGGGAAAGGCAGAGCCCCCGAGTGGGCTGGCAGAGGGTCTTGAGCAGGACCTGGGTAGAGCTGGGTGTGTAGTGGGGGTGGCGGCTGCCCCAGGACCCCAGGCTGAGGGGCATAGGGGTAGGGGGACTGTGGGGGTAGGAGTCCTGGGGCCTGGGGTGGGAAGAGGTGTGGATGCTGGAGTGGAAGGGGCTGCTGTGGGGGCTGAGGCCCAAACGCTCGTGAAGGATGGGGCTgaggatggggatggggatggggatggggctggggctggggctggggctggggctggggctggggccggggccCAATCCTCGGGGCTGGAAAACCTGCGGGAATCCCAGGAGAGAAGTGGTGCTGGGCTGGGATGGGTTGCTTGGCCCCTACGGGGTAGGTGTAAGGCGTGGGCAGTGGCTGCGGTGGGGGCACAGggaagcagggctggggaggagcaGGGGTGGGGTTTGGCCGTGGGGTTGTGTGGCTGGGGATGGGCGCCTGGATGCTATCTACTGTGGTGGTGGCTGGCCGAACCGCCATGGCCAACTCGGGGCCTGAGAATTGAGGAGGTGGGGCCGAGGGGAGACCTGCAACTGGTGGGGCCGGCCCTACCCCCACATAGGGACTGCTCACCACGCCATGCTGTGGGGAGGATCGGGGCACAAGGCCCAGCTCCGGTGTGTAGGCAGGGGCTGGGTAGAGGGCAGGCCCAGGTGCTACGGGCATTGCAGGGGGCCCTGGAGCCCTGGGCTGTATCAGCTGGGTGGGGCCCGAGTAGGTACCAGGGGGCAAGGGGCCTGAGAGATAGTGGGGTCCTGGGCCTGTGGAGctggggaaggggctgggagGAAAGTGGAGCGGGGTGGCAGTTCCCAGGAAGGTGTCGGGCAGTCGTGGGCCAGCCACCATGTCAGGGGGGAAGCTGCGCAGCTCCTCAGGGGGGTCTCCTGCTTCCACTGCCTCACTCTCCTCCCTGCGGGGCAGCAGTGGCTTTGGGGCTGTGGGCCGTGGCGGCGGCTTCTTCTTCAGCTCCCTGTGGGACAGGCAGGGAAAAAGTGGGGCCAGGCTCCCATCACCCCAGCCTGTCTGGACCCGAGCCGCACCACAGTCCCAGGGCCACACAAACCTGTCCAGGAGCTGCTGGCGGGCAGCCTCGCGGGCCTGGCAGGTGGACTGCGTGCGCTCCAGCAGAGCAGCCACCTTGCTCTCCAGATCTGCGTAGAAGTCCCTGCCCTCCTGCGACTTCTTCATCAGGTCCTCATAGGCTTCATACGAGGCCACCAGGGTCTGCAGCGTGGAGTTCCACCTGGTGGGCAGAAGGGCCAGCTCCAGGTGAACCATGGGGGTGGGCTCCAGGCGGCTCCGGGAAAGAGCAGAGGACTGGGCACTGACTTTTGGTCCAGGTCGCTGAGTACCCGCCGCACGGCCGCGTACTGCACGTTGGCCTCTGTCAGTGCACGGAGGACACGGTCCTGGGCGGCCAGGTTCTGCTCCAGGTACACCTTCAGCTGGTCATACTTTTTCAGCTGCTCCTCGAACAGCTTctgagggaggggtgggggccgGGAACGGACACTCAGGGCCTCGACTCCTAAGGGTTGGGCCCGGAGCCAGAGCCCCTCCACCCTGCTCACCCAGCCCACCTTCATCTCTGAGTGGTCTGTGGTGACCAGCGAGGCAGTGATGTCATCTTTCTGGATAAGCTCACGCAGCTGCTGCTCCAGGGATACGCGCTGGTCCCGCATCTCCTGCACCTTGGCCAGGATGCGCTTTAGGTTCTGCAGCACGGCCTTGTCCTCTGTGGGCAGCAGTGGTCAGTGAGGCCAGAGAAACCCCCAGCTCAAGTCTCCCAATGGGGTCTGGTGGGGCTCACCTGGGGTTAGGACCGGTGTGGGCAGGGCAGCCCGGACCTGGTCAAGCGGCCCACTGAGCAGGCGCAGGTTGCCGACGTGCAGGTTCATGGCACGGTGCAGCTCACTGTTGGTGAAGGAGGCCTTCTCGTGGACTTCCATGTACTTGGCCCATTCTCGCCTCACCTCTGCCAACTCAGCCTTGGAGGGGGCGGAGATGGCCCCCGCCTGACCCACCGCCTCCTGAAACTTCTGCTCTAGCAGCTCATCCTCTTCCAGCAGATCTCTGATGTCCTTCAGGGAAGCCTCCACATCCGTGAACACACCTGACAGCACTGGGGTTGTGGATCGTACAGGCAGCCCCTGAGGCAGGCTGACTGGGCACCCATGGGCCCCTCCCCCAAGAGACAGAACCGCCCCCTCAGGTCAGGGCTTGAGTGAGGCCCAGCGCACACTGAGCAGGGTGCATGAGGTATGCTGATTCAGAGGAGTGGGTGTGGATGCCCAAGCCAGGGCCTAGAGGGGTGCAGTCTCCATCCTCGGTGACCAGGGACACGGAGGAGGCCACAGCAGATGAcctccacactcccttccacctGCTTGCTCTGCCCCTTACTCACCTTGCATGGACTGGACAAGGTTCCTGACAGTGTCGGGCCGGACACTGAGGGCCGCACACTTCTCCATGAGCTGGGGTGGGATGTGGCTGTAGGCATCAAGGTTGTCCACCGTCTCGGGATCCAACTGCATTGAATCCATGAACTGGCTGTGGGGAGCAACAGGGCCAGGTGGGTGCTGGATGCTGATCCAACTCTGACCATGTCAAAGGAGCCGCTAGGGCGAGCCCCACCACTGAATCTGAGGTCTCAGCAGAGAGCAAATTGTGACCTCGGACCCCTACTACCAGGTCTGGCCTGGTCTCACAGAACATGCACAGGGCACTGCTGGAAACGGTGGAACAGAAggcacctcatcctcccaagacATGACTCCTGCCTTACACACTAGCCCCACCACCCTGGGTGGGAAGGCAGCATTGGGAAACCTGTTTGGAATggacatttcattcctctcccaGCATAGGCAGCCCTGGGGCCCCCAGAGGCCCGGGAAGtgctgcctgcctccgcctcctggcccAAGTCCCACACTCACTCCAGGACCTCATTCTTGTCCTCAATCTTGGCCATCATCTCCCGGAGCAGCTTGGCCTTCTCCTCACTGCAGAAGTGACAGAGCATTTGCTGAAGACCCACATCTCAAGACACCCCACCTCCCTCTGTGCCACCCTCCACCCACCTGTACAGTGACGAGGCCTCGTGGGCAGCCATGGGTACCAGTTTGGCGAAGATGTCAGGGCCTGTAACAGCTGGGTCTGTGGGGTTCACTGGCAAGGGCTTCACCAAGGGGGCTCCTGGGGGGGGGTGGGAATTGTGGAGATCAGGCCCACACAGAGTCCTTGAGGCAGCCTCCTGTgtcctgtccccaccccaccgTCACCTCTGCCCCCACCTCTCAGCTCCCCGACCTTTTACAGGCTGAAGGGTGTCCAATGCTGGGACAGCCTCATGGTAGATGAAGTCGTTGTCCTTCTTGGCAGAATTGTACCTGGGGATCAGGAACAGGGGGAGTGGGCAGTCACGGGGTGTCAGCGGGGATCCAGAACCTACTTCCCATGTGGGACACTGCTCTCTGGCACTGGAGTCTTCCTCCCAAAGA belongs to Pongo pygmaeus isolate AG05252 chromosome 2, NHGRI_mPonPyg2-v2.0_pri, whole genome shotgun sequence and includes:
- the PTPN23 gene encoding tyrosine-protein phosphatase non-receptor type 23 isoform X2; the encoded protein is MEAVPRMPMIWLDLKEAGDFHFQPAVKKFVLKNYGENPEAYNEELKKLELLRQNAVRVPRDFEGCSVLRKYLGQLHYLQSRVPMGSGQEAAVPVTWTEIFSGKSVAHEDIKYEQACILYNLGALHSMLGAMDKRVSEECAAGAFAYLREHFPQAYSVDMSRQILTLNVNLMLGQAQECLLEKSMLDNRKSFLVARISAQVVDYYKEACRALENPDTASLLGRIQKDWKKLVQMKIYYFAAVAHLHMGKQAEEQQKFGERVAYFQSALDKLNEAIKLAKGQPDTVQDALRFTMDVIGGKYNSAKKDNDFIYHEAVPALDTLQPVKGAPLVKPLPVNPTDPAVTGPDIFAKLVPMAAHEASSLYSEEKAKLLREMMAKIEDKNEVLDQFMDSMQLDPETVDNLDAYSHIPPQLMEKCAALSVRPDTVRNLVQSMQVLSGVFTDVEASLKDIRDLLEEDELLEQKFQEAVGQAGAISAPSKAELAEVRREWAKYMEVHEKASFTNSELHRAMNLHVGNLRLLSGPLDQVRAALPTPVLTPEDKAVLQNLKRILAKVQEMRDQRVSLEQQLRELIQKDDITASLVTTDHSEMKKLFEEQLKKYDQLKVYLEQNLAAQDRVLRALTEANVQYAAVRRVLSDLDQKWNSTLQTLVASYEAYEDLMKKSQEGRDFYADLESKVAALLERTQSTCQAREAARQQLLDRELKKKPPPRPTAPKPLLPRREESEAVEAGDPPEELRSFPPDMVAGPRLPDTFLGTATPLHFPPSPFPSSTGPGPHYLSGPLPPGTYSGPTQLIQPRAPGPPAMPVAPGPALYPAPAYTPELGLVPRSSPQHGVVSSPYVGVGPAPPVAGLPSAPPPQFSGPELAMAVRPATTTVDSIQAPIPSHTTPRPNPTPAPPQPCFPVPPPQPLPTPYTYPVGAKQPIPAQHHFSPGIPAGFPAPRIGPRPQPQPQPQPQPQPHPHPHPHPQPHPSRAFGPQPPQQPLPLQHPHLFPPQAPGLLPPQSPYPYAPQPGVLGQPPPPLHTQLYPGPAQDPLPAHSGALPFPSPGPPQPPHPPLGYGPAPSTRPMGPQAAPLTIRGPSSAGQSTPSPHLVPSPAPSPGPGPVPPRPPAAEPPPCLRRGTAAADLLSSSPESQHGGTQPPGGGQPLLQPTKVDAAEGRRPQALRLIERDPYEHPERLRQLQQELEAFRGQLGDVGALDTVWRELQDAQEHDARGRSIAIARCYSLKNRHQDVMPYDSNRVVLRSGKDDYINASCVEGLSPYCPPLVATQAPLPGTAADFWLMVHEQKVSVIVMLVSEAEMEKQKVARYFPTERGQPMVHGALSLALSSVRSTETHVERVLSLQFRDQSLKRSLVHLHFPTWPELGLPDSPSNLLRFIQEVHAHYLHQRPLHTPIIVHCSSGVGRTGAFALLYAAVQEVEAGNGIPELPQLVRRMRQQRKHMLQEKLHLRFCYEAVVRHVEQVLQRHGVLPPCKPLASASISQKNHLPQDSQDLVLGGDVPISSIQATIAKLSIRPPGGLESPVASLPGPAEPPGLPPASLPESTPIPSSSPPPLSSPLPEAPQPKEEPPVPEAPSSGPPSSSLELLASLTPEAFSLDSSLRGKQRMSKQNFLQAHNGQGLRATRPSDDPLSLLDPLWTLNKT
- the PTPN23 gene encoding tyrosine-protein phosphatase non-receptor type 23 isoform X3, with product MGSGQEAAVPVTWTEIFSGKSVAHEDIKYEQACILYNLGALHSMLGAMDKRVSEEGMKVSCTHFQCAAGAFAYLREHFPQAYSVDMSRQILTLNVNLMLGQAQECLLEKSMLDNRKSFLVARISAQVVDYYKEACRALENPDTASLLGRIQKDWKKLVQMKIYYFAAVAHLHMGKQAEEQQKFGERVAYFQSALDKLNEAIKLAKGQPDTVQDALRFTMDVIGGKYNSAKKDNDFIYHEAVPALDTLQPVKGAPLVKPLPVNPTDPAVTGPDIFAKLVPMAAHEASSLYSEEKAKLLREMMAKIEDKNEVLDQFMDSMQLDPETVDNLDAYSHIPPQLMEKCAALSVRPDTVRNLVQSMQVLSGVFTDVEASLKDIRDLLEEDELLEQKFQEAVGQAGAISAPSKAELAEVRREWAKYMEVHEKASFTNSELHRAMNLHVGNLRLLSGPLDQVRAALPTPVLTPEDKAVLQNLKRILAKVQEMRDQRVSLEQQLRELIQKDDITASLVTTDHSEMKKLFEEQLKKYDQLKVYLEQNLAAQDRVLRALTEANVQYAAVRRVLSDLDQKWNSTLQTLVASYEAYEDLMKKSQEGRDFYADLESKVAALLERTQSTCQAREAARQQLLDRELKKKPPPRPTAPKPLLPRREESEAVEAGDPPEELRSFPPDMVAGPRLPDTFLGTATPLHFPPSPFPSSTGPGPHYLSGPLPPGTYSGPTQLIQPRAPGPPAMPVAPGPALYPAPAYTPELGLVPRSSPQHGVVSSPYVGVGPAPPVAGLPSAPPPQFSGPELAMAVRPATTTVDSIQAPIPSHTTPRPNPTPAPPQPCFPVPPPQPLPTPYTYPVGAKQPIPAQHHFSPGIPAGFPAPRIGPRPQPQPQPQPQPQPHPHPHPHPQPHPSRAFGPQPPQQPLPLQHPHLFPPQAPGLLPPQSPYPYAPQPGVLGQPPPPLHTQLYPGPAQDPLPAHSGALPFPSPGPPQPPHPPLGYGPAPSTRPMGPQAAPLTIRGPSSAGQSTPSPHLVPSPAPSPGPGPVPPRPPAAEPPPCLRRGTAAADLLSSSPESQHGGTQPPGGGQPLLQPTKVDAAEGRRPQALRLIERDPYEHPERLRQLQQELEAFRGQLGDVGALDTVWRELQDAQEHDARGRSIAIARCYSLKNRHQDVMPYDSNRVVLRSGKDDYINASCVEGLSPYCPPLVATQAPLPGTAADFWLMVHEQKVSVIVMLVSEAEMEKQKVARYFPTERGQPMVHGALSLALSSVRSTETHVERVLSLQFRDQSLKRSLVHLHFPTWPELGLPDSPSNLLRFIQEVHAHYLHQRPLHTPIIVHCSSGVGRTGAFALLYAAVQEVEAGNGIPELPQLVRRMRQQRKHMLQEKLHLRFCYEAVVRHVEQVLQRHGVLPPCKPLASASISQKNHLPQDSQDLVLGGDVPISSIQATIAKLSIRPPGGLESPVASLPGPAEPPGLPPASLPESTPIPSSSPPPLSSPLPEAPQPKEEPPVPEAPSSGPPSSSLELLASLTPEAFSLDSSLRGKQRMSKQNFLQAHNGQGLRATRPSDDPLSLLDPLWTLNKT